The genomic segment TGCCAGCCAACTTTGCCTCAGTCATCCTGTCCCCTTTCCCCGCTGGCTACCCTGAGAAATAATGTTCAGACTCTATATTTTAGGATATCTGCATCGTTTTAGCAAAGAACTGTGAAATTAAATTTTGAAGAATACCCCCTATGCGGTATGTGTGGGCTTCTCGTCTGAAGCTGTCTGTTATCTCAGCTTTcgtaacacacatacagtatacagcgTTTTGACTAAGGCATATAATTTTCTATAGCAAATGAAGAAGTATGCTTTTGTTCTGAAAAAGTAAATGCTTCTTTGAATTCAGTCCATTAAACGTTTCCGCTGCTTATCAATCACATATTATGTCACAGCAAAGCTCTGGAGTCTGGAGCCATTTCTGTTTctaaaggtttttatttattttttttttcccatgagTAGTTAGCTGTTCTGtaatattgatttgttttggcATTCAACCCCAAGTTCCatcttgtaaaataaaaagacttATTTTTTTGCAGAAAACAATTACAGAACACCAAACATATCTGCACCGACCCACACAAGCAGCTGTGCTATGAACTTGAAAGAGTCGAAGGGCTATACAGTACATAGTGCTAAAGGAACACGGTAGCAGCATCACAAGTGAGATGTCCTGTAGCCACCAGCTTTGTTAAAGGAAAGAGCAAACAGAAAATGACCATGTAGCAGTGACGACAAACTTTCGCGTTGTTGGAAGACGGTCATTGAATGAGTTTATTactgacagcagcttctgtaAATACGATGGTACTGTTAAATGTTCCAGAAATGTCAGGAAGCCTCTCATAGTTAGATCAAGCAGTAGATTACATTATTCAGGTCACAAATGTTCATGCAAAGATTTTTACCTTGAGAAAGTGCAATTTAGTGGTTATGTGCAATATTATGCATTTTTCTACTGTTTCTACAtaacaattaaaacattttcaactgGTGATTTGGTGTGTTGCTATGTCTAAGCAAACTTTAGATGTTAATACACCTCAAAAGAGATGCGACATACTGTACTAAGGAGGGACGTCAATGTCAAGGACTACACAGATGAACAGTCAAAACTCAagacatatttattattatatgaatataatcataaataaatgtcagcacAAAGCATCGTCCTTCTCTGTAGCACAGTCTGATTTTTTTATGCCTTAGTGAATAAATAGCATTAATACCTTTATAAATGTAAAGTGCACTTTTATAACATAAACAAGTAAAAATGCCCCGCTCCGccaagaaaacaataaaattaGGTTCCATATATTGTAGTAAATCATTTATCGAGCGGACTTGTTTATATTATAAAGTAGTTAGTTACCCTAGCCTTGGTAGCAAAGAGCTCAACAGACAGCACAGCCAAGtaacaaacaaagaacaaacaaacactttaaatCATTAACCTGTTGGTTGGACCACGCTCAGCAGTAGAATGGTGTCTGGAAGGTGCCAATAAACATTCTAAACTTCCCTAAACATGGATGGCCTCTCAGGGATCAGCACATTTTGCGTGGTATTGCGCACGCTCTTCAGGAAGCTCATGAGGTTGGTGCCTCCTGTCCCCGTGGCTTTCAGCGCGTCGCCCGCGCCTCTGAGCGGGCAGCCCGTGGTGCGGGCACTGTTCCCAGGGACAATGATGTATTTAGTGACCGTATTCAGGTGGTAGCTCCTTAGGTCCACCAGCGCCGACACGCAGGTGTTGTAGGCCTGGCACAGATCGGGGCTGGAGCAGGCGAGGATGAAGTCCCGCAGAGACGGGAGGACAGAGAGCGTCTCTATCAGCTGGCGGTGGGCGGGAGGCATGTAATCGCGCATGCGCGTCAGGTAGGCGCCTGGACGGGGAACAGGGCAGACACGGTCAAGGAGAGAACGCAGCTCTCTGGCAGCTGCAcgggtacagtacagtacaggtggTGGTGTGTCTCTGCCTGACGGCGGCCTTACCTGTGTCCTCGGCATGGTGAACGCCCAGCAAGGCATCAAAGCACTGAATGGCTGAGCTCTGAGCGGCGCTTCCCCCTGACAGCAGAATGGGCTCGTTGCTGACGCCTTCATAGACCAGTCCCCCAGGAAGCATGGGGTTGTCTCGCCACCTGCAGCAGTTCAGGGACAAAGCAAAAGGGAAACGTCACACCTGAGATCAAGACAAACCTGCAGCAcatgatatacagtatactgtatgtggaatgCTTAAGCATAACTTCTAACCGATACTCACCCAGAGACGAAGATCCTCAATGTTCCATGAAACACGTCTGGGTCGACATGTTCTGCAGAGAAATTGAAGCTTGTCTAATTATGCATTCAATCAATTTACTGTAATTCCGTTTAAACCGGGCTAAATGTCAACTTACTGTGCATGATTTTGAAGACTTCCTTCATCTTCTTCAAAGACTGAGTTACTTTTGCGAGACCTTTGTGCACGCCGACGAGGTCAGAGCCGGCCCGCATCACCTCCAGAACCCCCTGGAACGAGTGGGCGGTTTAAGAGCGTCATCATTAGatacacacacatgaaaggGCAGAAAGCCAGACTTATAACAAAACAGGGGGAGTAACAGCAGCCTGCACTGACCATTAAGCCCGAACTGGCAGCCATCTCCACCAACAACGACACGAGGAAGAATCCCTTACTGCTGTCGCCACCGGGGAATGAAAAGATCAAGTCCATGTTCCTGAGATTGAAAACATATGATCATCACATGACGGTCATCGTGAACATCAGGAGACTGGTGTAAAAACCTTATTGAGGGTGAATGTTTGCGTTTCTTTCTACTCACTCAATTTCCATATCGCTAAAAAGAAAAcgaaagagagacagacacgtCAGTGACTGACTCATAAACAACAGAAGGGAATGTTAGCTGTgacaataaaataacaataaggaCTCACCCTGCAGGATTCTTCAATTTCCAGTTGGCTAAAACTGAATCTGCGTAGGTCAGGATGGGTGGAAGTCCAAGCCTGCGAGAGACGAGCCAGTAGGGCAACGCCAGCGCCTTGGGAAGAACCTGTGAATAAAACGTAGATGTAGATAAACCAGAAACATGTACCTAGGGATCGTCTGTCTGATGATGACTCATGCTAACTTCTGTTCATCTGCCTTTCTCATAGCACTTGAACATCTTTGCATTGTTTTACCTGAGCAGGTGAATGCTGTCCTTCCTGCCAAACGTACCCCATGCTGATGAACCCCAGCGCCAGGTGAGCCAGCATGAGCTCCCGGTGATTGTTCAGCAGGTGGGGACTCAGAACCGGCATCTGGATCGGGACGGAGACAGCGTGAGCGTTCAGATTTCTAGGTCTCCACTCAGACTGAGCTTGTTATGTCGAAGGCTTCTCTCATTCTCACCTCATGGACCCGGTCCCGAAGTTTATGTGACTCAATCAGATGTGTGAGATTATTCGCCAGGTCCATCCACACCCGATAATAGTCTGGAAGGGTAGTCTAGACCATTACAAGAAGACATTAGAGTCATCTTTACCCAATCTCAGTGTAACATGAATCTCAAATTTAGTCTCTTTAATGTCCAACGTGAAAAGGCCCAGTGGTTGAAAAGGCCCAGTCATGTGAAAAGGCTCAGTTATGTGAATGGCTCGATCAGCGAATAACAGAGGCTCATACGGGATCAATTACAAACTGTTATCTGTTATCTATTCAGGAAAGGAGTTCTCACATCAGGCAAAGAGCAAACTACTGTCACAGCATGTGACCATATTGTTAACTTACTTCCTTTTTAGCAACATGAACAGTTTTAAAAACACCTACCAGTGGATCTTCAAGGACGAATCCCAGATCTTCAGAAATATCAAAATCATCGAGGTGCGCCTCCAGGGTTTCTCTCATGCTGGCCTCCATGTGGTTACTCTTCTGTGTTGGAAAAGTGgaagtggtgctgtgtgtgtgatatcaGTTGTAAGACTTGGTCTGAGTCTGTTTCACTACCCTAGTTGCATCCCTTTTATAGGTgcaagcagccaatcagagaacACAGAGGAAGTTGAAATTCTGCTTTAGTTCCGTAAGCACtttcaaacccccccccccatttgtATGGTGAGataatacagtaagtgacatCCAGATGACCCTGTGATAGTCATAATAATAAAGTTAatcaattattaataaaaatagttACTTTCTTTTGTTATAATATGCAAAGTAAATGTTGAGTCCAGCCTCATTGTTGATATATGGAGTCATGACTCATGACTgtgttatataatatttttttatactgtacatgattgTTTTGAATATGCAGAGCAGATCATTATTAGAAGCTACTGCCTAGCTAAAGAAAGTAAACTAACCTTTGCAAGTTCAAATTGAATAGGGTTGAACTGaacattttctatttatgtCTCTCAAGCAGGAGCGTCAAAAGTGAAACTGAGAAGCAGCttctttcatttacagtaatttgGTATAATTGCTATGCGGTCCTACAACTTTGAATGCATTACAGCTTTCGGTTTCATTATTTCTCTAAGCTCAAAGCACGCTAGGAAGTTTGGTCATCGGGATCTGATTAAGAGTTTCCATGCACTTGATAAGTTGTGTGATTCAGCAGgaatataaatactgtactatacttaCATTACATTAGTTTGAATGTAATTGTGTAAAACAATTTTCTGGCTCTTTCTCAACTCAAGAGGAAATAGGTTAACGCTCATCGTGGTTTTGGTCACCGGTTGATTTCTTCTGCATTTTGCACAGTAATGActcatttatttgtcacataTGATCCTGGGAACAAGTATTTCCCCAGTTGAGTACTGAAACCCTGTGAAGCAGCTCATTGAGCCAGGTCATAGATTTCCTAGTTGGTTTGAAAGGCTTTTGCTGGGACTCTAGTCCTCATGTGGGATTTACACGTTTCTTGCCTAAATCCTGGTGTTTCTCAATGAAATGCTTCTTCAAACAGACATAATATCTCGAAAGCACTTAATATACTTGTTCTGCTGTGGTAGAAGCGCTGTAGTAGCGTATTCATTAGTCCTGGGTCGAAAAACACGTCCAATATTTTCCATGTATTTCGGTTTGTGCAGCTACAACATCTTAATTCGATTTTCTCTGCACTACAGTTCAAATGAAAAAGCAAAGGGCTAACTTTTAGGTACTGTCACAGAAGTATTAGACcatgaaattaaacaaataggGAATTTTTACTCTAGTGATATTCCTTTGGGAACTGCATAATCAACACAACAGCACTTCTTCCATGTCACATTTTGTGCTTTCACTGTTTGATGTGCATGTATTAAATGGACTCAAACACATCAATCAAGGCCAAGAAGGGTCCATTTAGATGCCAAGTGGAATTTGTAATGTTGACCAAGCACCGTGTAGCAAATGTGAGCCGTTGCCAGCGTCCTTGCATTACACGTCAGTGCCAAGACAGTCCAAATAATGAGAAAGTTCTTAAATCTCCAAAAGGCTTTATCAATTCATCATCCTTTCATTCTGACAGGAAAGGACCCAACTTCCCTGCTGTATGGTTTGTTGTCGGCCCGCATGTTCACCGCCCGTGTATTTGATATTTTTACCTTCCATGGAGTGGGTTTGACGTAAGTACAGCATATCACAGCCTCCTTGGAGCAAAGCAGCCGCAGTCAACAGGAAAACTTGTCTTAGAGGACATTCTGAGAAAAGAAACGACTGCTGCACTGTACGTGATCAATCAGCCTTTGAAGCTGAGTTGGGGCCAGCAGACGAAGTGGGAAGtgtgggaaataaaaaatgcagcCAGAGATGTGTGGGTCATGGAACCAAATTAGATTCATCAAGAGCAGCGATGTGACTCGCTGCCAGCTCTTTAAAATCTTAATAAAAGTCAAAGCTCCAAAGTGTCCTTTGTGATCATATGTAGATTGACTTCAGCGCATTCTGTCAGGGTGTAAACAAGTGTCCCAAGGGCACAGAGACGCAGCCAAGTGATCTTGTGCTGAACTTAGAGGCACAGCAGGTTGTCCGTTTTGCAGCCGGCAGGATTGTGGGCTTCATAGTTTCATACGCGACTCTTTTATAGGGGCTTCTTTGTCCTTTGTCAGTGGGTGGTGCTGAGTTATGTCTATGGGATTTGATCAGGTCAAGAGTTTAGACCCATATCTGAGCCACTTTgtcaagcagcagcatcacagcaacattaGCAGAGCAACTGCCTCCCCTTGTGTATTATGTGCCCCCTAGATTCTCCCTGCCATTGACTGCATGCTTTACTGCCACCACCAGCAATCTCTCAAACCGTTTAACCCACCGACGCGACAGGAAAAACCAGGAGCAAAGAGAGAGGAGCAAGAGGGATGAAAGCTGCGGCGCTCAAATTAATTTTGAGACCACTTACCAAGACATCAGCCTCAGCGGGTGTTAAGGGACAGTAAATTTAGCCTGCTAGGGGACAAGTGGATAAATTGGTAAAAGGAGCTCAAAACCAGGACAGCGTCTTTAGAACGCTGGACTTTAAAGTGGGGAAGGGAGGATGCGTTACCGCACAGTTTGGAGCCGAGACTCCCCCTCGTAGAGCTCCGGCTGCAGCCATGAATCAATCACCCTGACGCCTCTCATTTCTGTCTAATTCTTGCGCAACCGCTGACACTTCCCAGCTTCTCTTTCCTCTTCGCCACTCAAAGTCTGGAGGCAAAAGCTAATGTCCAACTGGTGTACCTGCtgacgagaggaggagagggcagagaaatgttttctcttttcacaTAGGATTGACTGTTAAATTCAGGAAAGCACTTAACATTatttaactagaaaaagtaatttctcgagaaattacgtgggagagctgatctgctgccgcaacgatgacaaacgctgattaagctgctgacgtcaaaaaagttgactgcgtccaaaagttgactacggcaaagcgatgaaaacgagaaaacgttgacaaagaataaaacgatgacaaaagatggcgattaaaaagatgaccaatgtcatactaggacaagattaaaatatgacaatgattcaaaagttgaccaaggtaaaaaatatatcacagattaaaaagttgaccagagtgcattgttgacaatcataaagaagctgactagctttttaatttgaagaaagtatttgtaaataattacctgtgtaatagtttaataactagtaaaaatttaccagtcagaaacaaaaatcttgccatttaaggtaataaattacattggtgcttttattttgaaaggatttagaggttgtgtgtgggcgattactaaactataaaatagtcattagataatcataatttatcattcaatagcaagaatagccctattaaagcaaaagatttagatttagccctttcagaataaaagcaccttaataggtttgagtggctatttactgaactctaaagtagtctctataacgattggcaagtattcagaaccacaaattttctaatcaatcttgccattaaaggtaataaattgtaattggtgcttttattttgaaaggatttagaggaaatgtgtgggggtaatagcgtaactgtcaattagtctttaaataatcataattaccattcaaaggcaaaaaacagtgcagttaaagctaataattgacattggtgcttttactttgaaaggatgtagaggaagcatgtgtgggtaattactaaactgttaatctatctttaaatcgtcataattacccatctaaaagcagaaatattgctattaaagataattatttggcttggtgcttttattttgaaaggatttagaggaagtgcgtgcttaatcactacacaatccaatagtgtggttgactaatcagtaacaagcatggaactgctctgtacactgagcatcagcagtttgacctgtcagtcaaatctgcagctgcgccgtcgccatggagacaaaaggcgggaaaatcaggctcattctgctctgtaaaaagcagagtttcaccctgtataaacaggcttgttccagctaaaccataatagttatcacaaagattatttcatttttcgagtcccaaggcttcaatgagcaaatggtgtgaattttatgtttgaggacaaacgtttgtagccacagtcgcaatttcaaaatatgtctcctccttgtttttctccagacgtctgccaaaaattatcattagagtctatgggagaatttcaggatctctctgtgctttgaggtcgatagcgactaaagtataagtctgagggtaaagccagacacatcattagaaagaagacaagtatgactacgatttagtgaaataattacgttcatagagtagaaattgtggctgtagcgacaagttaaagaccgaagttctgtctttaaaaagcgcaccctcgcactctggctgtgacatcacgcactctaaatgacccaatacacactaatggaaaagctgaaaatttaacaaaaaccacaccatatttaaaacgctcactagtcgaaaagtatagaagatacgacaacgctgatttacgaggagaaagttgagcgatgatggacgcttttgaagttgaaatgacgtttctacgccaaagtatgacgatgatagacgctgatgaaaagagggaagttgacaaaaagtttaacgatgattcccatagacaaccattataaaaaaacgatgaaaaaagttgaataacgtaaaagttgaaaagctgaaaacataaaaagtaatcaGCCCACAtcctcctaaagatgacacacgtttagaaagttgaacgacgattctacgatgaagcgttaaaaagtagatagcaatcaaaaaaagggcggaataagtagaagaagaatattaataactagaaaaagtaatttctcgagaaattacgtgggagagctgatctgctgccgcaacgataaCAAACGCTGAtcaagctgctgacgtcaaaagttgactacggcaaaacgatgaaaacgatgaaaacgatgaaaacgagaaaacgttgacaaagattaaaatgatgacaaaagatggcgatataaaaagatgatgattaaaaagatgaccaaggtcatactatgacaatattaagagatgacaatgattcaaaagttgaccaaggttaaaagatgtcaaagattaaaaggttgaccaatgtgcattgttgacaatcataaataagctgactatctttttgatttgaagaaagtatttgtaaataattacctaactgtgtaatattttaataactagtagaaatttaccagtcagaaacaaaaatcttgccattttaggtaataaattacattggtgcttttattttgaaaggatttagaggttgtgtgtgggcgattactaaactataaatagtcattagatagtcataatttaccattcaatagcaagaatagccctattaaagcaaaagatttagatttagccctttcagaataaaagcaccctaataagtttgagtggctatttactgaactctaaagtagtcccattaacgattggtaagtattcagaaccacaaatttttttaatcaatcttgccattaaaggtaataaattgtaattggtgcttttattttgaaaggatttagaggaaatgtgtggggggtaatagcgtaactgtcaattagtctttaattacccattcaaaggcaaaaacagtgcagttaaagctaataattggcattggtgcttttattttgaaaggatgtagaggaagcacgtgtgggtaattactaaactgttaatctatctttaaatagtcataattacccatctaaaagttgaaatattgctattaaagctaattatttggcttggtgtttttattttgaaaggatttagaggaagtgtgtgcttaattactacacaatccaatagtgtagttgagtaatcagtaataagcatggaactgctgtctacactgagcatcagcagtttgacctgtcagtgaaatctgcagctgcgccgtcgccatggagacgaaaggcgggaaaatcaggctcactctgctctgtaaaagcagagtttcaccctgtataaacaggcttgttccagctaaaccatgatagttatcacaaaaattatttcattttacgagtcccaagtcttcaatgagcaaatggtgtgaattttatgtttaaggacaaaagcttgtagccacagtggcaatttcaaaatatgtctcctctgtttttctccccagacgtctgcgaaaaattatcattagagtctatgggagaatttcaggatctctctgcactttgaggtcgatagcgactaaagtataggtctgagggtatatccagacacatcattagaaagaagacaagtatgactacgatttagtgaagtaattacgttgatagagtaaaaattgtggctgtagtgacgagttagagacagaagttctgtcttaaaaaagcgcaccttctcactgtagctgtgacatcacgcactctaactgacccaatacacactaatggaaaagcttgaaaatttaacaaaaaccacacgatatttaacgctcacaagtcgaaaaactataaaagatacgaggacgctgatttacacggagaacgttgaaagatgatagacgcttttgacgttgaaatgacgtttctacgccaaagtatgacgatgatagacgctgatgaaaagagggaagttgacagaaagttgaacgatgattcccatagacgaccattataaaaaaacgacggaaaacgttgaataacgttaaaagttgaaaagctgaaaacgtgaaaagtaatagcctgcatcgtctaacgatgacgcacgtttagaacgttgaacgatgattctgcgatgaagcgttgagaagtagatagcgaccgaaaaacggggcgaaataataagaataataataataactagaaaaagtaatttctcgagaaattacgtgggagagctgatctgctgccgcaacgatgacaaacgctgattaagctgctgacgtcaaaaagttgactgcgtccaaaagttgactacggcaaaacgatgaaaacaagaaaacgttgacaaagattaaaacgatgacaaaagatggcgatcaaaaagatgatgattaaaaagatgaccatggtcacactaagacagattaaaaatatgacaatgattcaaaagttgaccaaggtaaaaagatgtcaaatattaaaaagttgacatcatgaattagctaactagcttttttgatttgaagaaagtatttgtaataattacataataaataaaaataaaataatagcaaataaaaataatagtttaataact from the Betta splendens chromosome 15, fBetSpl5.4, whole genome shotgun sequence genome contains:
- the LOC114841969 gene encoding indoleamine 2,3-dioxygenase 2-like encodes the protein MEASMRETLEAHLDDFDISEDLGFVLEDPLTTLPDYYRVWMDLANNLTHLIESHKLRDRVHEMPVLSPHLLNNHRELMLAHLALGFISMGYVWQEGQHSPAQVLPKALALPYWLVSRRLGLPPILTYADSVLANWKLKNPAGDMEIENMDLIFSFPGGDSSKGFFLVSLLVEMAASSGLMGVLEVMRAGSDLVGVHKGLAKVTQSLKKMKEVFKIMHKHVDPDVFHGTLRIFVSGWRDNPMLPGGLVYEGVSNEPILLSGGSAAQSSAIQCFDALLGVHHAEDTGAYLTRMRDYMPPAHRQLIETLSVLPSLRDFILACSSPDLCQAYNTCVSALVDLRSYHLNTVTKYIIVPGNSARTTGCPLRGAGDALKATGTGGTNLMSFLKSVRNTTQNVLIPERPSMFREV